A genomic stretch from Komagataeibacter xylinus includes:
- a CDS encoding cobalt-precorrin-5B (C(1))-methyltransferase, which translates to MERTHTTLRRGWTTGSCATAAAKAAWEALCGQGFPDPVTITLPGGQDVAFALAAHGHGPDSAWAEVVKDAGDDPDVTHGAHVRVDVRRAPPGSGVVFRAGSGVGTVTLPGLPIPPGEPAINPVPRRMIRTALTGTDGHEPDAEVTISIAGGEEMARHTLNGRLGIVGGLSVLGTTGIVVPFSCAAWIDSIHRGVDVARALGLPHVAGCTGDVSERATRALYDLPEEAMLEMGDFAGGLLKYLRRHPVPRITIGGGVAKMTKLAQGFLDLHSRRGQADMSRLADLARGIEAPDALVHAIAQAHSVAAAFALAAEAGCPLGPAVARGAWQTACDVLAGTPCVLDVLLFDRAGTLVARHGPHPVAG; encoded by the coding sequence ATGGAGCGTACCCATACTACCCTGCGCCGGGGGTGGACGACCGGCAGTTGCGCCACCGCCGCCGCAAAGGCCGCATGGGAAGCGTTGTGCGGGCAGGGCTTTCCCGATCCGGTCACCATCACGCTGCCCGGCGGCCAGGATGTGGCCTTTGCGCTGGCGGCCCATGGTCATGGCCCCGACAGCGCCTGGGCAGAAGTGGTGAAAGATGCGGGCGACGACCCGGACGTGACCCATGGCGCGCATGTGCGCGTGGATGTACGCCGTGCCCCGCCAGGTAGCGGCGTGGTGTTTCGCGCGGGCTCCGGCGTGGGCACCGTAACCCTGCCCGGCCTGCCCATACCGCCCGGCGAGCCTGCCATAAACCCCGTGCCCCGGCGCATGATCCGCACGGCCCTGACCGGTACGGACGGGCACGAACCCGATGCGGAGGTGACCATCTCGATTGCAGGCGGAGAGGAGATGGCGCGGCACACGCTCAATGGCCGGCTGGGTATTGTGGGCGGCCTTTCCGTCCTCGGCACCACGGGCATTGTCGTGCCGTTTTCCTGTGCTGCATGGATCGACAGCATCCACCGTGGCGTGGATGTGGCCCGCGCGCTGGGCCTGCCCCATGTGGCGGGCTGCACGGGCGATGTGTCGGAACGCGCCACCCGCGCACTATACGACCTGCCGGAGGAAGCCATGCTGGAAATGGGTGATTTTGCCGGTGGCCTGCTCAAATACCTCCGCCGTCACCCTGTGCCGCGCATCACCATTGGCGGCGGCGTGGCCAAGATGACCAAACTGGCGCAGGGGTTCCTTGACCTGCATTCCCGGCGAGGGCAGGCGGATATGAGCCGGTTGGCAGACCTTGCGCGCGGCATTGAGGCACCGGATGCACTGGTGCACGCCATTGCACAGGCCCATTCCGTCGCAGCCGCCTTCGCGCTGGCCGCCGAAGCAGGCTGCCCCCTTGGCCCGGCGGTGGCGCGTGGCGCGTGGCAGACGGCGTGCGATGTGCTGGCGGGCACGCCCTGCGTGCTGGATGTGCTGCTGTTTGACCGCGCGGGCACGCTGGTGGCCCGGCATGGTCCGCATCCGGTTGCCGGTTGA
- a CDS encoding bifunctional diguanylate cyclase/phosphodiesterase — MSAPHDNRLRALTHEDADFWADVVDNVLIVAVTDRKGIITYVNDKFCEISQYSREELLGHTHRILNSGEHGKAFFREMYQTLLAGRTWYGNLCNRAKDGSHYWVATTIMPHRNPQGEITGFVASRFEITELMNTKVRLKKQAATDVLTGLLNRGGFNASLVTALENAKRPHPEPQALVMFDLDGFKPVNDIHGHHAGDEVLKMIGQRLLELIGPDDAISRLGGDEFAIILRRSLKLMPLETILTKVQNLLEEPIMLDSATVRISGSIGATPITAADTLEGLQKNADVAVYAAKQSGGKQARMFTPSLHKTTMERAKILTEARKGVELRQFEVYYQPILNARTGRIEQAEALMRWHHPDRGLLSAGAFTDVFADSALAQIMETHLVQSFHDDIQKWKEAGLPSLRLAVNLSHLDLLNLEQQIDLFSEIRELNLEPSTFMLEVTEQMLQGRRAEKSRLRLRALAEDGFGLAMDNFGYGTVRLSTLRELPLQSLKLDRCLVRDIATDTEARSLLAALIKLGHGYNLAVTVEGVETQEEFDTVRALGVDYVQGFFISRAVSATELIRITQRDAWNPVKTTTA; from the coding sequence ATGTCCGCACCGCATGATAACAGGCTCCGTGCCCTTACACATGAAGATGCCGACTTCTGGGCGGACGTGGTGGATAATGTCCTTATTGTTGCGGTAACCGACCGTAAGGGCATCATTACATACGTCAATGATAAGTTCTGCGAGATCAGCCAGTATTCCCGCGAGGAACTGCTTGGCCACACCCATCGCATCCTGAACTCGGGCGAGCACGGGAAGGCCTTCTTCCGCGAGATGTACCAGACCCTGCTGGCAGGCCGCACCTGGTATGGCAACCTGTGCAACCGCGCCAAGGATGGCAGCCATTACTGGGTGGCCACCACCATCATGCCGCACCGCAATCCGCAGGGCGAGATTACCGGTTTCGTGGCAAGCCGGTTTGAAATCACGGAACTGATGAACACCAAGGTCCGGCTCAAGAAACAGGCCGCGACCGATGTACTGACCGGGCTGCTCAACCGTGGCGGCTTCAATGCCAGCCTTGTCACGGCCCTCGAGAACGCCAAGCGCCCGCACCCCGAGCCGCAGGCGCTGGTCATGTTCGATCTTGACGGGTTCAAGCCTGTCAATGACATCCATGGCCACCATGCGGGCGATGAAGTGCTCAAGATGATCGGGCAGCGCCTGCTCGAGCTGATCGGCCCCGATGATGCGATCAGCCGGCTTGGTGGCGATGAGTTCGCCATCATCCTGCGCCGCAGCCTCAAGCTCATGCCGCTCGAGACCATCCTGACCAAGGTGCAGAACCTTCTTGAAGAGCCGATCATGCTGGACAGCGCCACGGTGCGCATATCCGGCAGCATCGGGGCCACGCCTATCACGGCGGCGGACACGCTTGAGGGCCTGCAGAAAAACGCCGATGTAGCGGTCTATGCCGCCAAGCAGTCAGGCGGCAAGCAGGCGCGCATGTTCACGCCGAGCCTGCACAAGACCACGATGGAGCGCGCCAAGATCCTGACCGAGGCCCGCAAGGGAGTAGAACTCAGGCAGTTCGAGGTTTACTACCAGCCCATACTCAACGCGCGTACCGGCCGCATCGAGCAGGCGGAAGCGCTGATGCGCTGGCATCACCCCGATCGGGGCCTGCTCTCCGCCGGGGCGTTTACCGATGTGTTTGCCGACTCGGCTCTGGCCCAGATCATGGAGACGCACCTTGTGCAGTCCTTCCATGACGATATCCAGAAATGGAAGGAAGCGGGCCTGCCGAGCCTGCGGCTGGCGGTGAACCTGTCGCATCTGGACCTGCTCAACCTGGAGCAGCAGATCGACCTGTTCAGCGAGATCCGTGAACTCAACCTTGAGCCCTCCACCTTCATGCTGGAAGTGACCGAGCAGATGCTGCAGGGGCGGCGGGCGGAAAAAAGCCGCCTGCGCCTGCGCGCCCTGGCGGAAGACGGATTTGGCCTGGCAATGGACAATTTCGGTTACGGCACGGTGCGCCTGTCCACCCTGCGTGAACTGCCTCTGCAGTCGCTCAAGCTCGACCGCTGCCTCGTACGCGACATCGCCACCGACACGGAAGCCCGCAGCCTGCTCGCTGCCCTCATCAAGCTTGGTCATGGCTATAATCTGGCCGTAACGGTGGAAGGCGTGGAAACACAGGAAGAATTCGACACCGTGCGCGCGCTGGGCGTGGATTACGTGCAGGGTTTCTTCATCTCACGTGCGGTTTCCGCAACAGAGTTGATCCGTATTACCCAGCGCGATGCCTGGAACCCCGTGAAGACAACCACGGCCTGA
- a CDS encoding cobyrinate a,c-diamide synthase gives MTRGLMIAAPRSGGGKTTLTLALLAALRRRNIAVRGAKTGPDYIDPAFHEALTGRTSLNLDSWAMPPHLLDGVMAQARNDCDVLVTEASMGLFDGLMGPAGARGAPADIAARYALPVLLVLDISGQGQSAAATALGFATLDPAVKIAGVILNRVGSPRHTAMATQAMEAIGLPVLGAFGRDTQLELPERHLGLVQAREHGGLDALAERLATQAERDLDLDAILACAAPPRLPTPVSSPCALPPPGQRIAVADDAAFSFLYAHLIAGWRQAGAELHPFSPLADEGPGKDCDACWLPGGYPELHAGRLAACGHFRTALAHFARTRPVHGECGGFMVLGESLTDKAGETHRMTGLLGHATSFAKRRMNLGYRSATLREGCAIGPAGTVLRGHEFHYATVTDPGPDTPLADMTDGYGMDRGTGGARRGHVSGTFFHVLSTLGHAT, from the coding sequence ATGACACGAGGGCTGATGATCGCCGCCCCCCGCTCGGGCGGTGGCAAGACCACGCTCACACTGGCCCTGCTGGCCGCGCTGCGCCGTCGCAATATAGCCGTGCGCGGGGCCAAGACCGGGCCGGACTATATCGACCCCGCTTTCCACGAGGCCCTGACCGGCCGCACCAGCCTCAACCTCGATAGCTGGGCCATGCCCCCGCACCTGCTTGATGGCGTGATGGCACAGGCCCGGAACGACTGCGACGTGCTGGTGACCGAGGCCTCGATGGGCCTGTTCGATGGATTGATGGGGCCTGCGGGCGCACGCGGGGCGCCAGCCGATATCGCGGCGCGATACGCCCTGCCCGTGCTGCTGGTACTCGACATTTCGGGTCAGGGCCAGTCAGCCGCCGCCACCGCGCTGGGCTTTGCAACACTGGACCCGGCGGTAAAGATTGCGGGCGTGATCCTCAATCGCGTCGGCTCCCCCCGCCATACCGCCATGGCCACGCAGGCCATGGAAGCCATTGGCCTGCCGGTGCTTGGCGCATTCGGGCGCGATACGCAGCTTGAACTGCCCGAGCGCCATCTGGGACTGGTGCAGGCCCGCGAGCATGGCGGCCTCGACGCGCTGGCCGAACGGCTGGCCACACAGGCCGAGCGCGACCTTGACCTTGACGCCATTCTGGCCTGCGCAGCCCCCCCGCGCCTGCCCACGCCCGTCAGCAGCCCGTGCGCCCTGCCGCCGCCGGGGCAGCGCATTGCGGTGGCGGATGATGCGGCATTCTCGTTCCTGTATGCCCATCTCATCGCGGGCTGGCGGCAGGCCGGGGCGGAACTGCATCCGTTTTCACCCCTTGCCGATGAAGGTCCGGGCAAAGACTGCGATGCCTGCTGGCTACCCGGCGGCTACCCTGAACTGCATGCGGGCCGCCTTGCCGCATGCGGGCATTTTCGCACGGCACTGGCCCATTTCGCCCGCACCCGACCCGTGCATGGAGAATGCGGGGGCTTCATGGTGCTGGGCGAGAGCCTGACCGACAAGGCGGGCGAGACCCACCGCATGACCGGCCTGCTCGGCCATGCCACCTCCTTTGCCAAACGCCGCATGAACCTTGGCTACCGCAGCGCCACATTGCGCGAAGGCTGCGCCATAGGCCCTGCAGGCACCGTGCTGCGCGGGCATGAATTCCACTACGCCACGGTAACCGACCCCGGCCCGGACACGCCGCTGGCTGACATGACCGATGGCTACGGCATGGACCGGGGCACGGGTGGGGCAAGGCGGGGGCATGTTTCGGGCACGTTCTTCCATGTGCTTTCTACGCTTGGACATGCAACCTGA
- a CDS encoding DUF6587 family protein: protein MHASQWLQALVAATLVTACAAYWLGRIFPRLGHKAWQGTGGLLRYLHAPEALIRHAQTRSRPRPKGACGGCSGCAGKDDCGPKT, encoded by the coding sequence ATGCACGCGTCACAGTGGCTTCAGGCACTGGTGGCGGCAACGCTGGTTACGGCATGCGCCGCCTACTGGCTGGGGCGGATATTTCCCCGGCTGGGGCACAAAGCCTGGCAGGGCACGGGTGGCCTGCTCCGCTACCTCCATGCGCCCGAGGCCCTGATACGCCATGCGCAGACAAGAAGCCGCCCGCGCCCGAAGGGCGCATGTGGCGGCTGTTCGGGCTGCGCGGGCAAGGACGACTGCGGCCCGAAAACCTGA
- the feoB gene encoding ferrous iron transport protein B codes for MTPLNIALVGNPNCGKTALFNLLTGSRQKVANYAGATVERKEGWFTTPAGRSVRLLDLPGAYSLNATSPDEAVTRDVCAGTYRGETAPDLLVCVADATNLRLHLRFVLEMRSLGRPVVLALNMIDAAQRSGMEIDLPRLQAELGMPVVPTVGIRRNGARDLLAQLDGVPPPVPAPLPPGTDLHAMVRQILADCVTHATPLSDRMEERLDRWVLHPVWGPVILLVLLFLMFQAVFAWAQPLMDGIDAGMGLLGEQVGRLMPDGVLRSLIVDGVIAGAGSVVTFLPQILILFLWILALEESGYLPRAAFLLDRLMSVAGLSGRSFIPLLSSFACAVPGIMATRTIQNPRDRLVTILVAPLMTCSARLPIYTLLIGAFIPHRNVAGFMNLQGLVLFGLYALGIVSALVVARIMRWRNPDRREATLLMELPAYRLPNPRDLALGLWERARIFLMRVGTTIVSLTVLLWGLSSFPKPPAGAVGPAIDWSLAGRIGHIMLPVFAPLGFNWQICVALIPGLAAREVAVGALATVYSLGSGADTDQAALQLGGMLPTHWSLPTALSLLAWYVYAPQCVATLAVIRRETGSWRVVALTAAYLFGLAYGAAFLTYHIARMF; via the coding sequence ATGACCCCGCTCAACATAGCCCTGGTCGGCAACCCGAACTGCGGCAAGACCGCCCTGTTCAACCTGTTGACCGGCAGCAGGCAGAAAGTAGCCAACTACGCTGGCGCCACCGTGGAGCGCAAGGAAGGCTGGTTCACCACGCCTGCCGGCCGCAGCGTGCGCCTGCTCGACCTGCCCGGCGCCTACAGCCTCAACGCCACCAGCCCTGATGAGGCGGTGACGCGTGATGTCTGCGCGGGCACCTATCGCGGCGAGACCGCGCCTGACCTGCTGGTCTGCGTGGCCGATGCCACCAACCTGCGCCTTCACCTGCGCTTCGTGCTGGAAATGCGCAGCCTCGGTCGCCCCGTGGTGCTGGCGCTGAACATGATCGATGCAGCCCAGCGCAGCGGCATGGAAATTGACCTGCCGCGCCTGCAGGCGGAGCTGGGCATGCCCGTCGTGCCCACGGTAGGCATCAGGCGCAATGGCGCGCGTGACCTGCTGGCCCAGCTCGATGGCGTACCGCCGCCCGTGCCCGCACCCCTGCCGCCGGGCACCGACCTGCACGCCATGGTGCGCCAGATCCTGGCAGACTGCGTTACCCACGCCACCCCATTATCGGACCGGATGGAGGAGCGGCTCGACCGCTGGGTGCTGCACCCGGTCTGGGGACCGGTGATCCTGCTCGTGCTGCTGTTCCTCATGTTTCAGGCGGTATTTGCCTGGGCGCAGCCGCTCATGGATGGCATTGACGCGGGCATGGGGCTACTGGGCGAGCAGGTGGGCCGCCTGATGCCCGATGGCGTGCTGCGCAGCCTGATCGTGGATGGCGTGATCGCGGGTGCTGGCAGCGTGGTGACCTTCCTGCCGCAGATCCTGATCCTGTTCCTGTGGATTCTCGCACTGGAGGAATCAGGTTACCTGCCACGCGCGGCCTTCCTGCTTGACCGGCTGATGTCGGTGGCGGGCCTGAGCGGACGCTCGTTCATTCCGCTGCTGTCGAGCTTTGCCTGCGCGGTACCGGGCATCATGGCCACCCGCACCATCCAGAACCCGCGCGACCGGCTGGTGACCATTCTCGTCGCCCCGCTCATGACCTGCTCGGCCCGGCTGCCGATCTATACCCTGCTGATCGGGGCGTTCATTCCGCACCGTAACGTGGCGGGCTTCATGAACCTGCAAGGCCTGGTGCTGTTCGGGCTTTACGCGCTGGGCATCGTGTCGGCACTGGTGGTGGCGCGCATCATGCGCTGGCGCAACCCCGACCGGCGCGAAGCCACCCTGCTGATGGAACTGCCCGCCTACCGCCTGCCCAACCCGCGTGACCTGGCGCTGGGGCTGTGGGAGCGGGCGCGCATCTTCCTCATGCGCGTAGGCACCACCATCGTCTCGCTGACGGTGCTGCTGTGGGGGCTGTCCAGCTTTCCCAAGCCGCCTGCGGGCGCCGTGGGGCCCGCCATCGACTGGAGCCTTGCCGGGCGCATCGGGCACATCATGCTGCCCGTCTTCGCGCCGCTGGGCTTCAACTGGCAGATCTGTGTGGCTCTCATTCCCGGCCTTGCCGCGCGTGAGGTGGCGGTAGGCGCGCTGGCCACGGTCTATTCGCTGGGCTCAGGGGCCGATACCGACCAGGCAGCCCTTCAGCTTGGCGGCATGCTGCCCACGCACTGGAGCCTGCCCACGGCGCTGTCGCTGCTGGCATGGTATGTCTATGCCCCGCAATGCGTGGCAACGCTTGCCGTCATCCGGCGCGAGACCGGTTCATGGCGCGTGGTGGCGCTGACGGCAGCCTACCTGTTCGGCCTGGCCTACGGTGCGGCCTTTCTCACCTATCACATCGCGCGGATGTTCTGA
- the lpdA gene encoding dihydrolipoyl dehydrogenase, producing MTIDIKVPTLGESVTTATVAKWLKQPGDAVNADDPIAELETDKVSVEVPAPQAGVLGAHAVNEGDEVEVGTVLTTLTPGAGGAKAAPAAAAKPAQAAAPAPAPAAPAAKPAAEAPSETDYDVIVIGAGPGGYVCAIRAAQLGFKVACVEKRATLGGTCLNVGCIPSKALLQQSENFHAAKDEYGEMGIIIDSVKLDLAKMMARKQSVVDANVKGVEFLFKKNKVTWLKGTGKIEGTGRITVDGKPVTAKHIVIASGSDSAGLPGVDVDEKQIVTSTGALELSAVPKKMVVIGGGVIGLELGSVWHRLGADVTVIEYLDRLVPGTDNEVAKTFQRILTRQGLKMKLGHKVTKAEKSPKGVTLSVEPAKGGTAETLEADVVLLAIGRTAASKGFGLEEAGIALDKRGRIVTDAHYATSVPGIYAIGDVIAGPMLAHKAEEEGVAIAELLAGQAGHVNYGAIPAVVYTWPEVATVGKTEENLKEEGVAYKVGKFPFTANGRARAIGMTDGFVKVLADATTDQVLGVHIIGPMAGELIAECTMAIEFGASSEDIARTCHAHPTLSEAVKEAALDVDKRAIHI from the coding sequence ATGACAATCGATATCAAGGTGCCCACGCTGGGCGAGAGCGTGACCACGGCCACGGTCGCCAAATGGCTCAAACAGCCCGGTGACGCGGTCAATGCCGATGACCCGATCGCTGAGCTGGAAACCGACAAGGTCAGCGTGGAAGTGCCCGCCCCGCAGGCAGGCGTGCTCGGTGCGCATGCCGTCAACGAAGGCGATGAGGTCGAGGTCGGCACCGTGCTGACCACCCTTACGCCAGGTGCGGGTGGCGCCAAGGCGGCTCCGGCTGCCGCCGCAAAACCCGCGCAGGCTGCTGCACCCGCACCTGCCCCGGCAGCCCCTGCGGCGAAGCCCGCAGCCGAGGCACCGAGCGAGACGGATTACGACGTGATCGTGATCGGCGCGGGCCCGGGTGGATATGTGTGCGCCATTCGCGCAGCCCAGCTTGGCTTCAAGGTGGCCTGCGTGGAAAAGCGCGCCACCCTTGGGGGCACCTGCCTCAATGTGGGCTGTATCCCGTCCAAGGCGCTGTTGCAGCAGTCCGAGAACTTCCATGCCGCCAAGGATGAATATGGCGAGATGGGCATCATCATCGACAGCGTGAAGCTGGATCTGGCGAAGATGATGGCGCGCAAGCAGTCCGTGGTTGATGCGAACGTCAAGGGCGTGGAGTTCCTGTTCAAGAAGAACAAGGTCACCTGGCTCAAGGGCACCGGCAAGATCGAGGGCACGGGGCGCATCACGGTTGATGGCAAGCCGGTTACGGCAAAGCACATCGTCATTGCCAGCGGCAGCGACAGTGCGGGCCTGCCGGGCGTGGATGTGGATGAAAAGCAGATCGTCACCTCCACCGGTGCGCTTGAGCTTTCTGCCGTGCCCAAAAAGATGGTGGTGATTGGTGGCGGCGTGATCGGCCTTGAGCTGGGCAGCGTGTGGCACCGCCTTGGCGCGGATGTGACGGTTATTGAATATCTCGACCGTCTGGTGCCCGGCACCGATAACGAGGTGGCCAAGACCTTCCAGCGCATCCTGACCAGGCAGGGCCTGAAGATGAAGCTGGGCCACAAGGTGACCAAGGCCGAGAAAAGCCCCAAGGGCGTGACCCTGAGCGTGGAACCCGCCAAGGGCGGAACGGCTGAAACGCTGGAAGCCGACGTGGTGCTGCTGGCCATTGGCCGCACGGCAGCAAGCAAGGGCTTCGGGCTGGAGGAAGCGGGTATCGCGCTCGACAAGCGCGGCCGTATCGTGACCGACGCGCATTACGCCACCAGTGTGCCCGGCATCTATGCCATTGGCGACGTGATTGCAGGCCCCATGCTGGCCCACAAGGCCGAGGAAGAAGGCGTTGCCATAGCCGAGCTGCTGGCAGGTCAGGCAGGCCATGTGAATTACGGCGCGATCCCGGCCGTGGTCTATACGTGGCCGGAAGTGGCGACCGTGGGCAAGACCGAAGAGAACCTGAAGGAAGAGGGCGTTGCCTACAAGGTTGGCAAATTCCCCTTCACCGCCAATGGTCGCGCGCGCGCCATCGGCATGACCGACGGGTTCGTGAAGGTTCTGGCCGATGCCACGACCGACCAGGTGCTTGGCGTGCACATTATCGGCCCGATGGCGGGCGAACTGATTGCCGAATGCACCATGGCGATCGAGTTCGGCGCCTCGTCGGAAGATATTGCCCGCACCTGCCATGCCCACCCCACGCTGAGCGAGGCGGTGAAGGAAGCGGCACTCGATGTGGACAAGCGCGCCATCCATATCTGA
- a CDS encoding DUF6881 domain-containing protein → MFYIKCLWKHDDRSEEPDVIYCEFDGERTELRKIELYENGQHGVATQTFSTGDTHLADIAIPPLEEINADPRFEARDITAAEFEAVWQACQPYRGMHAQQYSTQPLHCKHIGTSDNAGIGANVMDNIPGSI, encoded by the coding sequence TTGTTTTATATCAAATGTTTATGGAAACATGATGACCGCTCGGAGGAACCGGACGTCATTTATTGTGAATTTGATGGCGAGAGAACCGAACTGAGAAAAATCGAGCTGTATGAAAATGGCCAGCACGGCGTGGCAACACAAACATTCTCGACCGGTGATACCCACCTCGCCGATATCGCCATCCCCCCGCTTGAAGAGATCAATGCCGACCCCCGGTTTGAAGCGCGTGACATAACCGCGGCGGAATTTGAGGCGGTATGGCAGGCGTGCCAGCCATACCGCGGCATGCACGCGCAGCAGTACTCAACGCAACCCCTGCACTGCAAACATATCGGCACCAGCGATAACGCAGGTATCGGGGCAAACGTGATGGACAATATTCCCGGCAGTATTTAA
- a CDS encoding EAL domain-containing protein: MSKPNLSAEVLISALEQAIDATVIIDDRNEVIFFNQAASNLWGLDKKDVLGKNVNVLVPTLHRDGHDAFVERSRGSEHNRIVGTSREVEFTRSDGEYICGELSLSKVVTHDGRIFFMGVMKNVTNESQQRKILILQNDVLQALASDMMIQDVADLLCRRVESFVPGTVAVLMLITPDGQLRVLSSPTLPKRYRASLESLYVSSSELEKLRVDPKHATRMVWDSYRSLGISLGLQQCFCTPVSTRSGQVKGIFALYAREDQGRNTWPQRIVDSCIPFCALAFEQNATQEHISHLANFDSLTGLLNRSSVHKVIENMISKQDGNLQFAIFMLDIDRFRDINDALGHVYADQFLIEIAGRIRSIAKEDYVLSRSGGDEFVVVVPNCPHKEATAFAEHLLASMTMPMQIGQNTLTISCSIGISTYPDNGPDSESLLSTADVALRQAKEDGRGIFRFANLEKNQVAQDRLVLGSALRDSLAKGMLNLHYQPQVRTHTLELSGVEALSRWHHPHLGNIFPSRFIAVAEETGQIEAIGRWSLLEACRQIVKWDRDGVHVPTVAVNLSAVHFRNRALPEHIAALLKGHNLKPARLTVEITESVMMDNSRDTEEVLQSIRNIGCGLSMDDFGTGYSSLSRLTRLPLTEIKIDRSFINDFEHDTNAQAVTMAVIGIGSRLGMTVVTEGVETEQQRDLLEKLNCDVMQGYLFAKPLAPDDFEKWMRHHQTIRQMLPAAPAAKNVSSKKKSS, from the coding sequence ATGTCAAAGCCCAACCTGAGCGCTGAAGTCCTGATTTCGGCACTGGAGCAGGCCATAGACGCAACCGTGATTATTGATGACAGGAACGAGGTCATCTTCTTCAATCAGGCGGCGTCGAACCTGTGGGGCCTCGACAAGAAAGACGTGCTGGGCAAGAACGTGAACGTGCTGGTGCCCACGCTGCACCGGGACGGGCATGATGCCTTTGTCGAGCGCAGCCGGGGCAGCGAACACAACCGCATTGTCGGCACCTCGCGCGAGGTGGAGTTCACCCGCTCGGATGGGGAATATATCTGCGGCGAGCTTTCGCTGTCCAAGGTCGTGACCCATGACGGGCGCATCTTCTTCATGGGCGTGATGAAGAATGTCACCAACGAAAGCCAGCAGCGCAAGATCCTGATCCTGCAGAACGACGTGCTGCAGGCACTCGCCAGCGACATGATGATCCAGGACGTGGCCGACCTGCTGTGCCGCCGGGTGGAAAGCTTCGTGCCCGGCACGGTGGCCGTGCTCATGCTGATTACGCCAGACGGGCAACTGCGCGTCCTGTCCAGCCCCACGCTGCCCAAGCGCTACCGCGCCTCGCTCGAGAGCCTGTATGTCTCGTCATCCGAACTCGAGAAGCTGCGCGTCGACCCCAAGCATGCCACCCGCATGGTGTGGGACAGCTACCGCTCGCTCGGCATCTCGCTCGGCCTGCAGCAGTGCTTCTGTACTCCGGTCAGCACGCGTTCGGGGCAGGTGAAGGGCATTTTCGCCCTCTATGCGCGTGAAGACCAGGGCCGCAATACGTGGCCGCAGCGCATTGTCGATTCGTGCATTCCCTTCTGCGCGCTGGCATTCGAACAGAACGCGACGCAGGAGCATATCTCCCACCTTGCCAATTTTGACAGCCTGACCGGGCTGCTCAACCGCTCCTCGGTGCACAAGGTGATCGAGAACATGATCAGCAAGCAGGATGGCAACCTGCAGTTCGCCATCTTCATGCTCGATATCGACCGTTTCCGCGATATCAATGATGCGCTTGGCCATGTCTATGCTGACCAGTTCCTAATCGAGATCGCAGGGCGCATCCGCTCCATCGCCAAGGAGGATTACGTGCTCAGCCGCTCGGGCGGCGATGAGTTCGTGGTGGTGGTGCCCAACTGCCCGCACAAGGAAGCCACAGCCTTTGCCGAGCACCTGCTCGCCTCCATGACCATGCCCATGCAGATCGGCCAGAACACGCTGACCATTTCATGCTCGATCGGCATCAGCACCTACCCCGATAACGGGCCGGACAGCGAATCCCTACTCAGCACCGCCGATGTGGCGCTGCGCCAGGCAAAGGAAGACGGGCGCGGCATCTTCCGCTTCGCCAATCTGGAAAAGAACCAGGTGGCGCAGGACCGGCTGGTGCTTGGCTCGGCGCTGCGTGACTCGCTGGCCAAGGGCATGCTCAACCTGCATTACCAGCCACAGGTGCGCACCCACACGCTCGAGCTCAGCGGCGTGGAAGCCCTGTCGCGCTGGCACCATCCGCACCTTGGCAACATCTTCCCCTCACGCTTCATCGCCGTGGCGGAGGAGACCGGCCAGATCGAGGCCATTGGCCGCTGGTCACTGCTTGAGGCGTGCCGCCAGATCGTGAAATGGGACCGCGACGGCGTGCATGTGCCCACCGTGGCCGTGAACCTGTCTGCCGTGCATTTCCGCAACCGCGCGCTGCCCGAGCATATCGCCGCCCTGCTCAAGGGTCATAACCTCAAGCCCGCGCGCCTGACGGTGGAAATTACCGAAAGCGTGATGATGGATAACAGCCGCGACACCGAGGAAGTGCTCCAGTCGATCCGCAATATCGGCTGCGGCCTGTCTATGGATGATTTCGGCACCGGGTATTCATCGCTCTCGCGGCTCACGCGCCTGCCGCTGACCGAGATCAAGATCGACCGCAGCTTCATCAATGATTTCGAGCACGACACCAATGCCCAGGCCGTGACCATGGCAGTGATCGGCATCGGCTCGCGGCTGGGCATGACGGTCGTGACCGAAGGCGTCGAGACCGAACAGCAGCGCGACCTGCTGGAAAAGCTGAATTGCGACGTGATGCAGGGCTACCTGTTCGCCAAGCCGCTCGCACCTGACGACTTCGAGAAGTGGATGCGCCACCACCAGACGATCCGGCAAATGCTGCCCGCCGCGCCAGCTGCCAAAAATGTTTCGTCAAAAAAGAAATCATCCTAA
- a CDS encoding FeoA family protein gives MRLNDLPRGTDAVIDSVDDNGSPDPVAQRLRELGFVPGEAVRIVATAPLGGDPLAVRIGFTRFALRRTEAQRVRVHVVKEAA, from the coding sequence ATGCGACTGAATGACCTGCCACGCGGAACCGACGCCGTGATCGACAGCGTTGATGATAACGGCAGCCCCGACCCTGTGGCGCAGCGCCTGCGTGAGCTGGGCTTTGTGCCGGGCGAGGCCGTGCGCATCGTGGCGACCGCGCCGCTGGGCGGTGACCCGCTGGCCGTGCGCATTGGCTTCACCCGCTTTGCCCTGCGCCGCACCGAGGCGCAGCGCGTGCGCGTGCATGTGGTAAAAGAGGCGGCATGA